In the genome of Nymphaea colorata isolate Beijing-Zhang1983 chromosome 9, ASM883128v2, whole genome shotgun sequence, one region contains:
- the LOC116260374 gene encoding UTP:RNA uridylyltransferase 1: MRGRQKAGGVSKPRQQQQQPQQGPSLSPSDGDFLLQLLRKNDRSASSSDHPPSPPSLPFPLEFVDPAVAALGPSHPLAPTFPHHDHFQQKAFLPHQFLYRPPPVSSATESRGYGVERGAVNGGPRFAGEALGREFGDVPTGPDWNGGRPLRFGTIGCEVDHQGPVEFGGAHRGHSGSAAERGDGFIDDAVLGEIEYGGGFGGHGGAGVANRGLHRKGMANLGGGGGKGDFKYSNTNSDGGMAGSGRRVAKNDRGEWERSKERKEVNGLLEMNFFRSAQTNAVSSVQNRNAVTHHVEHQSKKLGSTSWRNHTGSLEEVNQNMVEKEQSGLSARTVAVASRKYKAGESRTSNAAKTVERVNGAADPDKIDDAIRSAVQGGQVPGNHSSNRPDGYGGKGKLQEPTKRILKWKRELVYRSDLEIFTPSFLSIFESLIPADEEKAKQKQLLRMLEKLVTKEWPKAQLHLYGSCANSFGFSKSDIDVCLSIDEDESSKLDILLRLVDILLAGNLENVQALTRARVPIVKLMDPVTEISCDICVNNSLAIVNTKLLHDYAQIDVRLRQLAFIVKHWAKARQVNETYRGTLSSYAYVLMCIHFLQGRTPAILPCLQKMTPTFMVTIDDIQCAYYDRVEELQDFGSQNKETISRLLHEFFHYWAYIHDYAHSVISVRTGGILSKNEKDWTRRIGNDRHLICIEDPFEVSHDLGRVVDKYSIKILRDEFQRAADVLSFDRNPSVTLFEPFSPS, from the exons ATGAGAGGCAGACAGAAGGCGGGGGGAGTGAGCAAGccgaggcagcagcagcagcagccgcAGCAGGGtccctccctttctccctcCGATGGcgatttccttctccaactgcTTCGCAAGAACGACcgctccgcctcctcctccgaCCACCCTCCTTCTCCCCCTTCGTTGCCTTTTCCTCTTGAGTTCGTTGATCCCGCCGTCGCTGCTCTCGGGCCGAGCCATCCTTTAGCTCCGACCTTCCCCCACCACGACCATTTCCAGCAGAAGGCCTTTCTTCCCCACCAATTCCTCTATAGGCCTCCCCCCGTGTCCTCGGCAACCGAGTCCAGGGGTTATGGGGTTGAGAGAGGCGCTGTCAATGGCGGGCCACGGTTCGCCGGAGAGGCGCTAGGGCGCGAGTTCGGCGATGTTCCGACGGGCCCGGATTGGAACGGTGGGCGGCCGCTGAGGTTTGGGACCATAGGCTGCGAAGTCGACCATCAGGGCCCTGTGGAGTTTGGCGGAGCGCATCGGGGTCATTCTGGTTCTGCTGCTGAACGCGGCGATGGCTTCATAGACGATGCCGTTTTGGGGGAAATTGAGTATGGCGGAGGGTTTGGTGGGCATGGTGGCGCTGGTGTGGCTAATCGAGGGCTTCATCGGAAAGGAATGGCGAACttaggtggtggtggtgggaaaGGGGATTTCAAGTATAGTAACACGAATTCCGATGGGGGAATGGCCGGTTCCGGACGGCGGGTTGCGAAGAATGACAGGGGAGAGTGGGAGAGGTCTAAGGAGAGGAAGGAAGTCAATGGGTTGCTCGAGATGAACTTTTTTCGATCCGCGCAGACGAATGCTGTTTCGAGCGTGCAGAACCGAAATGCGGTTACACATCATGTTGAGCACCAGAGCAAGAAATTGGGATCTACTTCATGGAGAAATCATACTGGCTCTCTGGAAGAAGTCAATCAGAATATGGTGGAAAAAGAACAGTCGGGTTTGAGCGCGCGAACCGTTGCTGTTGCCAGCAGGAAGTATAAGGCCGGGGAATCCAGGACAAGTAATGCAGCAAAGACAGTTGAACGAGTGAATGGTGCTGCTGATCCTGATAAAATTGATGATGCAATAAGGTCCGCTGTGCAGGGTGGTCAGGTTCCTGGAAATCATTCAAGTAACCGTCCTGATGGTTATGGTGGTAAG GGGAAACTACAAGAACCTACAAAGCGGATTCTAAAATGGAAGCGAGAGCTAGTATATAGAAGTGACTTGGAAATCTTTACCCCTTCCTTTCTATCAATATTTGAATCTCTAATACCCGCTGATGAAGAGAAGGCTAAGCAAAAGCAGCTGTTACGAATGCTGGAAAAACTGGTGACCAAAGAATGGCCTAAAGCACAGCTACACCTTTATGGTTCCTGTGCGAATTCATTTGGTTTCTCCAAGAGTGATATTGATGTATGCCTCTCTATTGATGAAGATGAATCGAGCAAGCTGGACATCTTGCTGAGATTAGTGGATATTTTGCTGGCTGGTAACCTTGAAAATGTTCAG GCTTTAACTCGTGCACGTGTTCCTATTGTGAAGCTTATGGACCctgttacagaaatttcctgTGACATCTGTGTAAACAATTCTCTAGCTATTGTTAATACAAAGCTTCTTCATGATTATGCACAAATAGATGTCAGACTACGGCAATTGGCTTTTATAGTCAAACATTGGGCCAAGGCTCGCCAAGTTAATGAAACCTATCGAGGCACCCTCTCCAGTTATGC ATATGTTCTTATGTGCATACACTTTTTGCAAGGCCGGACACCTGCTATTCTTCCTTGTTTGCAG AAAATGACGCCAACCTTTATGGTAACCATTGATGACATTCAATGTGCATACTATGATAGAGTCGAGGAGCTGCAGGATTTTGGGTCACAGAATAAGGAGACAATTAGTCGTCTGTTGCATGAATTCTTTCATTATTGGGCATATATCCATGATTATGCACATTCAGTAATATCTGTTCGGACAGGTGGCATTTTAAG TAAGAACGAGAAGGACTGGACAAGAAGAATTGGAAATGACCGGCATTTAATATGCATTGAGGATCCTTTTGAGGTATCTCATGATCTCGGTAGAGTTGTTGATAAGTACAGCATTAAAATTCTGAGGGATGAATTTCAAAGAGCTGCAGATGTATTGTCTTTTGATCGGAATCCTAGCGTCACTCTTTTTGAACCATTTTCTCCCagttga
- the LOC116261174 gene encoding uncharacterized protein LOC116261174 — protein MRRNDGYVKNQLQSISDAIDLVPSLATGINVNVRFRNINDFESAPVCVILDLLDIGLVHGWVVDPRVCIQKLQSVQRFETCFMDTKSTHCDTDAATAKGSSSYSTLLEKIVS, from the exons ATGCGAAG AAATGATGGTTATGTGAAAAATCAATTACAGAGCATTTCGGATGCAATCGACCTGGTCCCTTCTCTTGCCACTGGAATAAATGTCAATGTCCGTTTCAGGAA CATAAATGATTTTGAATCTGCACCAGTCTGCGTCATACTTGATCTTTTGGATATTGGCCTTGTTCACGGCTGGGTAGTTGATCCTCGGGTATGCATTCAGAAGCTACAATCTGTACAGCGAtttgaaacatgttttatgGATACAAAATCTACTCATTGT GATACTGATGCAGCCACTGCAAAAGGATCAAGCTCCTATAGCACCCTTCTGGAGAAAATTGTCTCTTGA